The sequence AATCAAGACATGAAGTTTTTGCTGAAAACGGCCTTATTCAAATGGAAGGAGATGCTGCAACAAACATTTTCCTTATTGTAAAAGGGTTTGTTGAGATAAGTAAACGTTCCCATTCAGGATGGGCAGGCACAATAAAAATAGCCCATGCCGGTGATTTTGTGGCTGTGCAGAATTTTTCTGAAGATAAAGGGGCCAGTATAACGATAGAGGCGATCATGGGAGAAGCTCAGGTTGTTATTCTCAACCGGGAAGCTCTATTTGCTCAGATTGTTCAAACCCCGGAATTGGCAGTAAAGGTCATGCAGGTCATGGCTCGTCAGCATAGAGATCTGGAGCAGCTTTTGGTGTATTCAAGTTAGTTCGTTTTAGCAGAGGAATAAAACCCTGTACACTTTTTGCACAATTCAATGTTGCTCTTATTTCCTTCACTAAACTTCCGCAACATTTCAAGTCGTTTTGGGCTGGTGGCTAACTGAGTTAATGTCTGATCAGCAATGTTCCCGATAACTCCACGAGCATTTAAGTCATTACAACAAACCGTAACATTACCGTCAGGCAAAACCACTAAATTTCGTTTTAAAAGAAAACAAACCTCATTAATTCGGTCTACTGCGACTTCTTGATAAAAACTATCGTCGACTTCAAGCTCAACGCTCCCGTCCCAATTGTGAGGAGGCCTAAGGCTAACTTTATCGATCATAGACAACAAAAGTTTAAATTGCGGATCCAAGTAGGCGCTTTCGTTCAAATCCGGTGGAATTATGCAAATAGCCTCTGTCGAAATAGGTCTCCCGGCAACTTCATTTGCTTTAAGAAAATTATATATATTTGCCTGTACCTTATTCCAAGAAGCGCCTTTCCGCATCGATTCGAACAACTCCGGAGTGCCACCATCTAAACTAAAACGCATTTGATCAATTGCTTTACTCCTTACGATCTGTTCAGATTTTACAGGTGTAAGCAACGTCGCGTTGGTAAGAAGCCCAAAAGTGGCCTTTGAATTAAGGTTCTGCCTAGCTCGCCGAATAATAGTTAGCATTCTCGGCAAATCTGGATGAAGTAATGTCTCGCCAGCATTATGCAGATCTACACGTCTCAAGTTTGGGAGTTGACCTGCTACAAGCTCATCCATGACACGGGCTAAAATGTCTTCAGACATGACCATTCTTTCCTTGTCGTGGTCCAAAGAACACCATTGGCACCGCAAGTTACAGCTTGAGTTAAATTCTAAATTCAAGAGTGTAATATCTGCAGCTGTAAATTTTTTTTCTTCTGGTGCATGAATTGACATAAGAGTCCTCTTCTTTAACAAAAAAAATATATTCTTATAATTTAATTATGGTTCATATTCAATAAGACAACAGGATTAGCATCAACAAATACGACACAAAAAAGGGGAACTATTAATAAAAACGAATAAATATTAATATTATCATTACGAAGATCCTGACTAGCTGACAAGTTCTTTATAAATTTCAAAACAAACTTCCCAATCAGCTGTGAGAAAGCACTACCTCATGAGAGAAAGGGACTATTCAGAATAGTTGCTCCGGATATTATAAAACCGTTCTTCACTTCATAGCGGCCATGTATTTTTGAGCAAACCAGAGAAACTTCAGGAGATTCATGATTGACGGCAACACAAAAAGACAACTCATTAAAATCTAATGTAATTTCAGCTTGAGCATAATCAATAAATTCCAGAGTAATCGGAAACTGACATTTAAATGCCGCCTCTTTTACACTAAAAAGTATCTTCGCTAATTTGCCACGTTCGCTGAGAGAATAGCTGGAAAGCCAGACAAGCTCTTGCGGAGAACATATAAGCTCAGACAGTTTCCAATCAAGTGGAGAATACAACTCTACATCAAGGCCGACACCTTCAATATCATCCATTTTTGCCACCGCAGCCGCGCAATATCCTTGAGTGTGCGATATCGAACCAGTCACGTTGTCCGGCCACCGTGGTGAACGATCTTTATTTTGTAAAATAGCACTATCAACCACGCCTAATTGCTTCAAAGCCTGATGCGCGCAAACCCGTCCCCCGCAAAACTCCGCCTGCCTTTCAGGTACCGAGTCTGCGACTATCTTCCATTCATCTTCATGCAAACTGCTTCTACAAATATGGGGCGAAGATTCTGCGGTAACCACAAAATTTGGAAACAAGAGATCAAGGAAAGAATTCTTATCCGGCCTAACAGATTGGGGCGACATAATAATTACATCCTAAAATTTACCATATTTTTTTTAAACGCCTATTCATAAAAGCAATGACTGGAATAAGAGCACGCATAGCTGAATCTGCACTAAGCACTACATCTGCATCGAAACCATTAAAAATGAGGAGCCTGTTCCGGTAGCTTGTCAGAATCAATACCTTCACACAGCACATTTTCCACAGTAAGATTGCCGCTCGCATCAATCGTCACAGTCCAGATAGTGTTGTAATCCGTGACTGGCCAATCCTCATTGAGTAATGAGCCGGCGGCTACGTTATAACTTTCAAGAAGCTTATTTATTATCGGCTTAATCCTTGTTGATTCCCACGCAAGCAATATAGACTTACCAGTAAATTTTCCACCCAAAAAGAAAAAATCACGAGCCTTTTCGTTCTGATCCGGTTTCATAAGTAAGAAACTGGAAACCAAGTGATAAGGTAAATTATTGGCAATAACATAAGGCCATACAGTTAATGAGGGCCTGACATATGATACGTTGATATAATTTGATGGATTAATAGGTTTTGTTGAAAACCACTGTGCGGGATCACAGGAATAAACCATGTCGGGGCTAATTTTGCCGGAAAGAGCATTGGAGAGGTCCAACGCACGCCATTGCCCTGCTCCTACAAAATTGCCGTTCTCAAAACCAGGCTTTGGATCAGGATGAGCTTCTGCATGCCTGACCATATATACAGTCTCGCTTTTATTGACACCCGCAGGAGCTTTAGTACCGGCAACCGAAATTTTGACAAGAGGTTGC is a genomic window of Maridesulfovibrio ferrireducens containing:
- a CDS encoding SPASM domain-containing protein encodes the protein MSIHAPEEKKFTAADITLLNLEFNSSCNLRCQWCSLDHDKERMVMSEDILARVMDELVAGQLPNLRRVDLHNAGETLLHPDLPRMLTIIRRARQNLNSKATFGLLTNATLLTPVKSEQIVRSKAIDQMRFSLDGGTPELFESMRKGASWNKVQANIYNFLKANEVAGRPISTEAICIIPPDLNESAYLDPQFKLLLSMIDKVSLRPPHNWDGSVELEVDDSFYQEVAVDRINEVCFLLKRNLVVLPDGNVTVCCNDLNARGVIGNIADQTLTQLATSPKRLEMLRKFSEGNKSNIELCKKCTGFYSSAKTN
- a CDS encoding 4'-phosphopantetheinyl transferase, coding for MSPQSVRPDKNSFLDLLFPNFVVTAESSPHICRSSLHEDEWKIVADSVPERQAEFCGGRVCAHQALKQLGVVDSAILQNKDRSPRWPDNVTGSISHTQGYCAAAVAKMDDIEGVGLDVELYSPLDWKLSELICSPQELVWLSSYSLSERGKLAKILFSVKEAAFKCQFPITLEFIDYAQAEITLDFNELSFCVAVNHESPEVSLVCSKIHGRYEVKNGFIISGATILNSPFLS